In Eleutherodactylus coqui strain aEleCoq1 chromosome 4, aEleCoq1.hap1, whole genome shotgun sequence, the following are encoded in one genomic region:
- the LOC136626213 gene encoding peroxisome proliferator-activated receptor gamma coactivator-related protein 1-like: MAARWGAGEETLTIGGMELFTAGGPLQCHDLEEDETCDGLSDLALSSLDAGGILGTFQGYIDNSIISIIDDPGASAEQKDHFDEENELSLLTALTEILDNADDENISPFDIIPDTELLVSPKDRDGSMTFLALSRTPPEHEMFSVNAQRRADSNKIDGLYSGPNWELFPDIISSTPKRRPRHKSVRGCLPRRAEPQETHQRSDGEDEDVPCLGDVAVNSGLLAVDDNFSENTETDSNDGDREQILMQRTPCIINTENVALNDLVKYMHPYCLPAITVCLESEDDKNLLSDAVFLEIVSEQGECIKVPVVVEPPVDMLCSESSDNMERMDDKTESRPNHLPSSEECVPELAMNNEKQVDITEKSDEVDPEPMENNGAGPKLPDTCVQPPASDILMKSPDDDQACKSEEIVPDCKKNGEPAITVSVAKEKVPPKGRRSSKDKKPCKSKGKSRTKSITGGKSTDSSALTPVQSIAQPPACRVSNPSLQESDFLTKTLDQVKESQMELRSSKIGRTKPRTRESLDGSNPEIKSAARKVKPVAKESEQTNIGGENDKDLESNPKLENPNSEESQDAEVEGLQSERKDVEEMLVASDICSGEEPSSHEESGASKLEDVQDGDSLQLNKETKPKSLSLSEYRKRLQHRKPNPDRGNENQSCSKWPSVPEPPTGLAELPCLIVPTHSNTSSVDEKACPQKKHSNVSGQDVPVSSASVPVTVTPTPVTNQDVQQLNEKTHPAVVEVAPHPMLNPQPTMPPSFHPPTWAAGPPHPSFYPGMPPLPGGPHYPNAMPLQPPPVMSWAPFPPIVVPPLHPTSWVSGPPTPYWPNSQMVPGMPESQSLHSSPEKSVRPNPHMLSDQKMMQETIVTTVDGRPQPAVLPIVNRKAVPKTDSGVRQRQPQTAAKQENISHGQTSTPDEPQVRPALTSSLPTKADKSQTAAPSASKLANISIPDLKSANQVVIKIMEILKKAQKLGFQLKPSSNLVMGNTQLGVQVPPSEAALHPAQPKQTMLADVTGQVVDKSPTKETSTPITEESSMLEKSEGEPAAGSRTAQKVAEDELAASCTGSKQEPKEPVVPRVETLCTSEESLQKTAESDLKGHEEGFSCDSGIEASDLTSLLEQFEKSEAKEEERLSQSPDKLAVGNSWTEKTLEKKIPDKFLPPELLNTAGLTPPATPPHQLWKSLVAGPPKSKALQGQERTRSPLKTTKLIEPLPQSRLKNRSAGSSSSVAVPPIHVASGDHDYCILTNQCAKNKPSTTAVAYPAPPSQCEEGSRWNVKHHQNITIKPIVQFNKRQQSEACPKQPAPSAPLVVANQSTTCAPVKPVTPCGSIQQATSAPLDHRTNVMPESAVTSPPASVLMSPDASPCRSDSRENRTDLKRGSASVSRRALRCYRKYKGSPSPQKSSWRGRSSGSRSDSRSSSSSSSSRSRSRSPSLKRRRTSRYRSRSRHRSRSSSRSSYGSRSSSRSSSRSSRSCSPPSSRSRSRSRSPYGRRYRSRSRRCESRESYNRRRMYHKERAIEERRVVYIGKINNLMTRSELRRRFSAFGEIEECTIHFREEGDNYGFVTYRCTREAFAAIENGHKLCLPDELPFDLCFGGRRQFCRSNYADLDSNRDDFDPASSRSKFESLDFDTLLKQAQKSHRR; this comes from the exons TGTCACGACCTggaggaagatgaaacctgcgatGGCCTCTCTGATCTCGCTCTGTCGTCCCTGGATGCAGGAGGAATCCTGGGAACCTTCCAGGGCTACATTGACAACTCCATCATCTCCATCATTGACGATCCTGGTGCATCGGCTGAG CAGAAAGATCATTTTGATGAGGAGAACGAGTTATCTCTGCTGACGGCTCTAACGGAGATCCTGGACAACGCAGATGATGAGAACATATCGCCGTTTGACATCATCCCAGATACAGAACTCCTGGTGTCACCAAAGGATCGAGATGGCAGCATG ACGTTCCTTGCGTTGTCTCGTACGCCACCTGAACATGAGATGTTCTCGGTGAATGCCCAGCGCAGAGCAGATTCCAACAAA ATCGATGGTCTCTATTCTGGGCCAAACTGGGAACTGTTTCCGGATATCATCAGCTCTACACCAAAGAGACGTCCCCGACATAAAAGCGTGAGGGGATGTTTACCCCGCAGGGCAGAACCACAGGAAACCCATCAGCGAAGTGATGGAGAGGATGAAGACGTGCCGTGTTTGGGGGATGTTGCTGTTAACTCCGGTTTACTTGCAGTTGACGACAACTTTTCTGAGAACACAGAAACTGATAGTAATGACGGCGATCGTGAGCAGATCCTGATGCAAAGAACGCCGTGCATCATTAATACGGAGAATGTTGCCCTTAATGATTTGGTTAAATACATGCATCCTTACTGCCTACCTGCCATAACCGTGTGCCTCGAGTCAGAAGATGACAAGAACCTCCTGAGTGATGCAGTGTTTCTGGAGATTGTGTCCGAACAAGGAGAATGTATAAAGGTACCTGTAGTGGTGGAGCCCCCGGTGGACATGTTGTGTTCTGAGTCTTCAGATAATATGGAGCGAATGGATGATAAAACTGAAAGTCGACCTAACCACCTGCCTTCCTCAGAGGAGTGTGTACCAGAGTTGGCCATGAATAATGAAAAGCAAGTTGATATTACAGAAAAATCAGATGAGGTTGATCCAGAACCCATGGAGAACAATGGGGCTGGGCCTAAATTGCCAGATACTTGTGTTCAACCCCCGGCCTCTGATATATTGATGAAGTCTCCAGATGATGATCAAGCATGCAAGTCTGAGGAAATTGTTCCAGACTGTAAGAAAAATGGTGAACCGGCAATCACTGTGTCAGTAGCCAAGGAAAAGGTGCCACCAAAAGGAAGGAGGTCCAGCAAAGACAAGAAACCCTGTAAATCCAAGGGGAAAAGTAGAACGAAGAGCATAACTGGAGGAAAATCTACAGATTCATCGGCACTAACACCAGTGCAAAGTATCGCCCAACCGCCTGCATGCCGTGTGAGTAACCCGTCCTTGCAGGAATCTGACTTTTTAACTAAAACTTTGGATCAGGTTAAGGAGTCCCAGATGGAGCTTCGCTCTTCCAAGATTGGCCGCACCAAGCCGAGAACTCGTGAAAGCTTGGACGGTTCCAACCCTGAGATAAAAAGTGCAGCCAGGAAAGTAAAACCGGTTGCTAAAGAAAGTGAGCAAACAAACATAGGAGGTGAGAATGACAAAGATTTAGAGTCAAACCCAAAACTTGAAAACCCCAACTCTGAAGAGTCCCAAGATGCCGAGGTTGAGGGTTTACAGTCTGAACGAAAAGACGTTGAAGAGATGTTGGTTGCTTCTGATATCTGCAGTGGGGAAGAGCCCTCTAGTCATGAAGAATCGGGTGCCTCGAAGCTTGAAGATGTGCAGGATGGGGATTCTTTGCAGCTGAACAAGGAAACCAAGCCCAAGTCGCTCAGCTTAAGTGAATATAGGAAGCGACTTCAGCATCGCAAACCGAACCCTGATCGAGGCAACGAGAACCAGTCTTGTAGCAAATGGCCAAGTGTTCCTGAGCCCCCAACAGGGTTGGCTGAATTGCCTTGCTTAATCGTACCTACACACTCAAATACATCATCAGTTGACGAAAAGGCTTGCCCACAGAAAAAGCATAGCAATGTTTCTGGACAGGACGTTCCTGTTAGTTCAGCTTCTGTTCCAGTCACTGTGACTCCAACGCCGGTAACCAACCAAGATGTTCAACAATTAAATGAAAAAACACATCCAGCTGTTGTAGAAGTTGCTCCACATCCAATGCTAAATCCCCAGCCTACTATGCCACCCTCATTTCATCCTCCTACATGGGCTGCTGGCCCTCCACATCCCTCTTTTTATCCTGGCATGCCACCTTTGCCAGGAGGTCCTCATTATCCAAATGCTATGCCGTTACAACCACCACCAGTCATGAGTTGGGCTCCATTTCCACCTATTGTAGTGCCACCGTTACATCCTACCAGTTGGGTTTCTGGGCCACCAACACCCTATTGGCCAAATTCTCAAATGGTGCCAGGAATGCCTGAAAGTCAATCCCTCCACAGCTCTCCTGAAAAGTCTGTAAGACCCAATCCCCATATGCTGTCAGATCAGAAGATGATGCAGGAAACTATAGTCACAACTGTAGATGGCAGACCCCAGCCCGCTGTCCTTCCTATTGTTAACAGGAAAGCAGTGCCAAAGACTGATAGTGGTGTAAGGCAACGGCAGCCCCAAACCGCTGCCAAACAAGAAAATATTAGTCATGGCCAAACTTCAACCCCTGATGAGCCCCAAGTACGTCCTGCCCTTACATCTTCATTGCCAACGAAAGCTGATAAATCTCAGACTGCAGCCCCCTCTGCTTCTAAGCTTGCAAATATTTCTATTCCTGATCTAAAATCTGCAAACCAAGTGGTCATTAAAATaatggaaattttgaaaaaagctCAGAAATTAGGTTTCCAATTAAAGCCGTCCTCCAATTTAGTCATGGGTAACACTCAGCTGGGTGTTCAGGTTCCACCATCTGAAGCAGCCTTACACCCGGCGCAGCCAAAGCAGACTATGCTTGCAGATGTCACTGGGCAAGTAGTAGACAAATCTCCCACAAAAGAAACCTCCACACCCATTACTGAAGAGTCTTCAATGCTTGAGAAGTCCGAAGGTGAACCGGCCGCAGGAAGTAGAACTGCCCAAAAAGTAGCCGAAGATGAACTGGCAGCATCCTGTACGGGGTCCAAGCAAGAACCCAAAGAGCCTGTTGTCCCTCGTGTTGAAACTCTCTGTACCTCTGAGGAAAGTCTGCAGAAAACAGCAGAATCTGATCTGAAGGGCCACGAGGAAGGGTTTTCGTGTGACTCAG GTATTGAAGCGTCCGATCTGACCAGCTTGTTGGAGCAGTTTGAGAAGTCTGAAG CTAAAGAGGAGGAACGGCTCTCTCAAAGTCCTGATAAACTGGCTGTAGGAAACTCGTG GACGgagaaaacattagaaaaaaagaTTCCTGACAAGTTTTTGCCCCCGGAGTTGTTGAATACTGCTG GTCTTACCCCTCCTGCGACTCCTCCGCATCAGCTCTGGAAGTCTCTGGTCGCTGGGCCTCCTAAGTCCAAGGCTTTGCAGGGCCAAGAGAGGACCCGCTCACCTCTGAAGACTACAAAACTCATCGAGCCACTACCCCAAAGCCGTCTGAAAAACCGCAGCGCCGGCTCTTCTTCCTCTGTAGCGGTGCCTCCTATCCATGTGGCCTCCGGCGACCACGACTACTGCATCCTGACAAATCAATGCGCCAAAAACAAGCCTTCCACCACCGCTGTTGCGTATCCTGCCCCACCATCGCAGTGTGAAGAAGGCTCCCGCTGGAACGTGAAGCACCATCAAAACATCACTATCAAACCCATAGTGCAATTCAACAAACGTCAGCAAAGCGAGGCTTGCCCAAAGCAGCCGGCGCCAAGTGCACCTCTAGTCGTTGCCAACCAAAGTACCACCTGTGCCCCTGTCAAACCGGTTACACCTTGTGGTAGCATTCAGCAAGCCACCAGTGCCCCCCTGGACCATAGGACTAATGTTATGCCCGAATCTGCAGTCACCAGTCCACCGGCTTCAGTATTAATGTCTCCAGACGCCTCGCCTTGTCGTAGTGACAGCCGAGAGAACAGAACTGATCTGAAAAGAGGGAGCGCCTCGGTGTCACGGAGGGCGCTGCGCTGCTACAGGAAATACAAGGGTTCCCCCAGTCCCCAGAAATCCTCTTGGAGAGGCCGGTCTAGTGGTAGTCGTTCGGattcaagatcctcctcctcctcttcgtcCTCGAGGTCTCGGTCAAGGTCGCCTTCATTAAAGAGGAGAAGAAC ATCCCGTTACAGATCTAGAAGTAGGCACAGATCGCGCTCCTCCTCCCGATCTAGTTATGGCTCCCGCAGCTCCTCTAGGTCTTCCTCACGTTCATCCCGGTCGTGCTCTCCTCCTTCCAGTCGGTCCAGGTCACGATCCAGATCACCTTACGGGCGGAGATACCGGAGCCGAAGCAGGAG GTGCGAATCCAGAGAAAGTTATAACAGGAGGAGGATGTATCATAAGGAGAGAGCCATA gaggagaggagagtcGTGTACATCGGGAAGATCAACAACCTCATGACAAGATCGGAGCTGAGACGGCGCTTCTCTGCTTTCGGGGAGATAGAGGAATGCACCATTCACTTCAGAGAGGAGGG TGATAACTATGGCTTTGTCACGTACCGCTGCACCAGAGAGGCCTTTGCTGCTATAGAAAATGGTCACAAGCTGTGCCTTCCAGACGAGTTGCCTTTTGATCTCTGCTTCGGAGGCAGAAGGCAGTTTTGTAGAAGTAATTATGCCGATCTTG ATTCGAACCGGGATGACTTTGACCCGGCGTCCAGTCGAAGTAAATTTGAAAGTCTAGATTTCGACACGTTATTAAAACAAGCCCAGAAGAGTCACCGGAGGTAA